The Micromonospora sp. WMMD961 genome has a segment encoding these proteins:
- a CDS encoding anchored repeat ABC transporter, substrate-binding protein, giving the protein MTAVPSTASHRAPPRWLAVLPLLAALLVGGCQSEVALSSHDERIQVLTTTGILRDLARNVGGDRVTVTSMVPDGADPHSYEPSLRDIRDVVYADVAFSNYLLLEEQVVIKALDANLRDGVPNISLAEGAVKYAAEIIPLVEDVSLDTIWLGMRVRGTGAAQGADRSSEVLLSATGVDGPGQMYAYLTESFGNPSFSVDSGDGFDPANGYRDDTATLPPDAHTHMSWAFTKPGIYRLTMRARLAVDPQTAPVPMGEQVFTFAVGVDPHSVPGMSDVLSGGHADVTVDLDQRRLYLLADLEGGGEATQRVYDPARTVIEVPNKALLEVPGDRRFRFLGRPGTQVYQLPQAVLGKHVHGEIDPHLWQNVRNAMSYVELIRDTLIGVDPDGAADYRANAAAYIRQLEELDSYVRDTIAQIPPSRRHLVTTHDAFGYLGQAYGVQISGFVTPNPAAEPSLADRRKLTETIRNLRIPAVFLEPNLASRSATLTEVAREEDLRVCPIYGDAFDRDVTTYAEMMRFNAESLHECLTEK; this is encoded by the coding sequence GTGACGGCGGTGCCGAGCACGGCAAGCCACCGCGCACCGCCGCGGTGGCTTGCCGTGCTGCCGCTGCTGGCCGCGTTGCTCGTCGGCGGCTGCCAGTCGGAGGTGGCGTTGAGTTCGCACGACGAGCGGATCCAGGTGTTGACGACCACCGGGATCCTGCGGGATCTGGCCCGCAACGTGGGCGGCGACCGGGTGACCGTGACCTCGATGGTGCCGGACGGGGCCGATCCGCACAGCTACGAGCCGTCGCTGCGGGACATCCGTGACGTCGTCTACGCCGACGTGGCGTTCAGCAACTACCTGCTTCTTGAGGAGCAGGTAGTCATCAAGGCGCTGGACGCGAACCTGCGCGACGGCGTACCGAACATCTCGCTGGCCGAGGGAGCGGTGAAGTACGCCGCGGAGATCATCCCGCTGGTCGAGGACGTGTCGCTGGACACCATCTGGCTGGGCATGCGGGTACGCGGCACCGGTGCGGCGCAGGGAGCGGACCGGTCCTCGGAGGTGCTGCTCAGCGCGACCGGCGTGGACGGGCCGGGGCAGATGTACGCGTACCTCACCGAGTCGTTCGGCAACCCGTCGTTCTCCGTCGACTCGGGCGACGGGTTCGACCCCGCCAACGGCTACCGGGACGACACCGCGACGCTGCCGCCGGACGCGCACACCCACATGAGCTGGGCGTTCACCAAGCCGGGAATCTACCGGCTGACCATGCGGGCGCGGCTGGCCGTCGACCCGCAGACGGCGCCCGTCCCGATGGGTGAGCAGGTGTTCACCTTCGCCGTCGGGGTCGACCCGCACTCGGTGCCGGGCATGTCGGACGTGCTGAGCGGCGGGCACGCCGATGTCACAGTTGACCTCGACCAGCGTCGGCTCTACCTGCTCGCCGACCTCGAGGGTGGCGGCGAGGCGACCCAACGGGTGTACGACCCGGCGCGCACCGTGATCGAGGTGCCGAACAAGGCACTGCTGGAGGTGCCCGGTGACCGGCGTTTCCGGTTCCTCGGCCGGCCGGGTACCCAGGTCTACCAGTTGCCGCAGGCGGTCCTCGGCAAGCACGTGCACGGTGAGATCGACCCGCACCTGTGGCAGAACGTCCGTAACGCCATGTCCTACGTGGAGCTGATCCGGGACACGCTGATCGGCGTTGATCCCGACGGCGCCGCCGACTACCGGGCGAACGCCGCGGCCTACATCCGGCAACTGGAAGAACTCGACTCGTACGTGCGGGACACCATCGCGCAGATCCCACCGTCGCGGCGTCACCTCGTCACCACGCACGACGCGTTCGGTTACCTGGGCCAGGCGTACGGGGTGCAGATATCCGGCTTCGTCACGCCCAACCCGGCCGCCGAGCCGAGCCTCGCCGACCGCCGCAAGCTCACCGAGACGATCCGCAACCTGCGCATACCTGCTGTCTTTCTGGAGCCGAACCTGGCGTCCCGGTCCGCCACGCTGACCGAGGTGGCCCGGGAGGAGGACCTGCGGGTGTGCCCGATCTACGGCGACGCGTTCGACCGCGACGTCACCACCTACGCCGAGATGATGCGGTTCAACGCCGAATCGCTGCACGAGTGCCTGACGGAGAAGTGA